In a single window of the Danio rerio strain Tuebingen ecotype United States chromosome 20, GRCz12tu, whole genome shotgun sequence genome:
- the si:ch73-257c13.2 gene encoding uncharacterized protein si:ch73-257c13.2 isoform X1, whose product MALETCIAFLLADMYDAEDIMLFNKNATRKRRRASSVKLKNEESVQVNLKREDDDGKVVFNAVLQSLTISDFKSHFQLTPTQTEELVQLLAPCKWAAIRQEDWTVWHAVLSSLWTLSTQESYQSVANRFHVAESLICDQMDEFCTLVTTNLANHIHWPQAEEADMCVKGFFSAVGLPDTLCVVGTRLIPIMKPTDVPDSEVYRDTEGAYFAKLMAFCDHKGRFTYVSAEHPINWHNSRVLSATEVGKALQEDPVALLHGKHILGDSTFPLTEHVLTPFPDYGTFGQKKVCYNQKVRSALAVVQGSIHTLRSCFQRLGCLQKHSVCQTSLSVKACCILYNMYLETYNVIVDCMDDDIPQKPFHELPYGHSGSLGGISKRQDIAASLGRTAKKRKSMHN is encoded by the exons TAGCGTGAAGCTGAAAAATGAAGAAAGTGTTCAAGTTAATCTGAAAAG AGAAGATGATGATGGAAAAGTGGTTTTCAATGCCGTGCTGCAAAGCTTGACTATCAGTGACTTTAAGAGTCACTTCCAGCTGACGCCAACTCAAACTGAG GAGTTGGTGCAGCTGCTGGCACCGTGTAAATGGGCTGCCATTAGGCAAGAGGACTGGACCGTGTGGCATGCGGTTCTCTCCAGTCTGTGGACTCTTTCTACCCAGGAGTCCTACCAGAGTGTGGCAAATCGCTTCCACGTTGCAGAGTCTCTCATCTGTGATCAGATGGATGAATTCTGCACACTTGTTACTACCAACTTAGCTAATCATATTCACTGGCCTCAGGCGGAGGAAGCGGATATGTGTGTGAAGGGGTTCTTTTCGGCTGTGGGGTTACCAGATACTCTTTGTGTAGTAGGAACACGTTTGATTCCTATCATGAAGCCAACTGATGTACCAGATTCAGAGGTATATAGAGACACAGAAGGGGCGTATTTTGCCAAACTCATGGCTTTTTGTGATCACAAGGGTCGATTTACTTACGTATCTGCAGAGCATCCTATAAACTGGCATAACTCAAGAGTCCTCTCAGCCACAGAGGTTGGGAAGGCATTACAGGAAGACCCGGTGGCTCTGCTACATGGCAAACACATCTTAGGTGACTCCACCTTCCCACTTACAGAGCACGTTCTAACTCCTTTTCCTGATTATGGAACGTTTGGACAGAAAAAGGTATGTTATAACCAGAAAGTGAGGTCAGCTCTTGCAGTGGTGCAAGGCTCCATACATACTCTGAGATCTTGTTTTCAGAGGCTTGGGTGTCTGCAGAAGCACTCCGTTTGCCAAACCAGTTTGTCAGTGAAAGCATGCTGCATTTTATACAACATGTACCTAGAAACCTATAATGTGATAGTGGACTGCATGGATGATGATATACCACAGAAACCTTTCCATGAACTACCCTACGGACACTCTGGAAGTCTTGGTGGAATATCTAAAAGACAAGACATTGCAGCCTCACTCGGGCGAACggctaaaaaaagaaaatccatgcataattag
- the si:ch73-257c13.2 gene encoding uncharacterized protein si:ch73-257c13.2 isoform X2, whose product MALETCIAFLLADMYDAEDIMLFNKNATRKRRRASVKLKNEESVQVNLKREDDDGKVVFNAVLQSLTISDFKSHFQLTPTQTEELVQLLAPCKWAAIRQEDWTVWHAVLSSLWTLSTQESYQSVANRFHVAESLICDQMDEFCTLVTTNLANHIHWPQAEEADMCVKGFFSAVGLPDTLCVVGTRLIPIMKPTDVPDSEVYRDTEGAYFAKLMAFCDHKGRFTYVSAEHPINWHNSRVLSATEVGKALQEDPVALLHGKHILGDSTFPLTEHVLTPFPDYGTFGQKKVCYNQKVRSALAVVQGSIHTLRSCFQRLGCLQKHSVCQTSLSVKACCILYNMYLETYNVIVDCMDDDIPQKPFHELPYGHSGSLGGISKRQDIAASLGRTAKKRKSMHN is encoded by the exons CGTGAAGCTGAAAAATGAAGAAAGTGTTCAAGTTAATCTGAAAAG AGAAGATGATGATGGAAAAGTGGTTTTCAATGCCGTGCTGCAAAGCTTGACTATCAGTGACTTTAAGAGTCACTTCCAGCTGACGCCAACTCAAACTGAG GAGTTGGTGCAGCTGCTGGCACCGTGTAAATGGGCTGCCATTAGGCAAGAGGACTGGACCGTGTGGCATGCGGTTCTCTCCAGTCTGTGGACTCTTTCTACCCAGGAGTCCTACCAGAGTGTGGCAAATCGCTTCCACGTTGCAGAGTCTCTCATCTGTGATCAGATGGATGAATTCTGCACACTTGTTACTACCAACTTAGCTAATCATATTCACTGGCCTCAGGCGGAGGAAGCGGATATGTGTGTGAAGGGGTTCTTTTCGGCTGTGGGGTTACCAGATACTCTTTGTGTAGTAGGAACACGTTTGATTCCTATCATGAAGCCAACTGATGTACCAGATTCAGAGGTATATAGAGACACAGAAGGGGCGTATTTTGCCAAACTCATGGCTTTTTGTGATCACAAGGGTCGATTTACTTACGTATCTGCAGAGCATCCTATAAACTGGCATAACTCAAGAGTCCTCTCAGCCACAGAGGTTGGGAAGGCATTACAGGAAGACCCGGTGGCTCTGCTACATGGCAAACACATCTTAGGTGACTCCACCTTCCCACTTACAGAGCACGTTCTAACTCCTTTTCCTGATTATGGAACGTTTGGACAGAAAAAGGTATGTTATAACCAGAAAGTGAGGTCAGCTCTTGCAGTGGTGCAAGGCTCCATACATACTCTGAGATCTTGTTTTCAGAGGCTTGGGTGTCTGCAGAAGCACTCCGTTTGCCAAACCAGTTTGTCAGTGAAAGCATGCTGCATTTTATACAACATGTACCTAGAAACCTATAATGTGATAGTGGACTGCATGGATGATGATATACCACAGAAACCTTTCCATGAACTACCCTACGGACACTCTGGAAGTCTTGGTGGAATATCTAAAAGACAAGACATTGCAGCCTCACTCGGGCGAACggctaaaaaaagaaaatccatgcataattag